One segment of Vicia villosa cultivar HV-30 ecotype Madison, WI unplaced genomic scaffold, Vvil1.0 ctg.001850F_1_1, whole genome shotgun sequence DNA contains the following:
- the LOC131636902 gene encoding peptide deformylase 1B, chloroplastic/mitochondrial-like: MASLLPAHPLPLHHPTASALAAVPTVCFRQPSSFNPPLSSIHRTKAGFSSSQHELASPADFEFEAPLQVLKYPDPKLRTKNKRIATFDDSTKKLVHEMFDVMYKTDGIGLSAPQVGVNVQLMVFNPVGERGEGEEIVLINPKVRKYSTNQTLFTEGCLSFPGINADVKRPESVKVDARDVNGLRFSIRLSGLPARIFQHEFDHLLGILFFERMTDGVLDSIRAQLQALEMKYEEVTGFPSPEKIESRGRRKVATGFGKSQPLR; encoded by the exons ATGGCTTCCCTCCTCCCAGCTCACCCTCTTCCACTTCATCATCCTACCGCTTCTGCACTAGCTGCCGTTCCAACCGTCTGCTTCCGTCAACCATCCTCCTTCAACCCGCCTCTCTCCTCCATCCACCGGACTAAGGCGGGCTTTTCATCCTCTCAACATGAATTAGCTTCTC CTGCTGATTTTGAATTTGAGGCCCCTCTTCAAGTATTGAAATATCCCGACCCAAAACTGAGGACAAAGAATAAACGCATTGCAACTTTTGATGATAGTACAAAGAAACTTGTCCATGAAATGTTCGATGTAATGTACAA AACTGATGGTATTGGTCTGTCGGCACCCCAAGTAGGGGTTAATGTTCAACTTATGGTTTTCAACCCGGTAGGTGAACGTGGTGAAGGAGAGGAAATAGTTCTTATAAATCCAAAAGTTAGGAAATACTCAACGAACCAAACACTATTTACTGAGGGTTGTCTATCTTTCCCCGGCATTAATGCTGATGTAAAG CGACCAGAATCTGTAAAGGTTGATGCACGTGATGTCAATGGTTTACGGTTTTCAATCCGTTTGTCTGGCCTTCCAGCTCGAATATTCCAACATGAATTTGACCATCTCCTG GGAATCCTTTTCTTTGAGAGAATGACAGACGGAGTTCTTGATAGTATTCGTGCACAGTTACAG GCCCTTGAAATGAAATATGAGGAAGTGACTGGATTCCCAAGTCCTGAAAAGATAGAAAGTCGCGGGAGAAGAAAGGTTGCAACTGGTTTCGGGAAATCACAACCTTTAAGATAA